One Aspergillus oryzae RIB40 DNA, chromosome 2 genomic window carries:
- the isn1 gene encoding IMP 5'-nucleotidase ISN1 (predicted protein) has protein sequence MTTRYRVECMTQTGPASHRRDQLIEWIKGLLAVPFVLHSQPTAVYQEHGENLVAIAADTHQRYAEIFRDVENLMRDHTKFASLTQNNPVHHIKTGAPGKSKLNHLVPTVGSFFTPLPLEDAFKYQDSQRFISRRRFVAPSFNDIRLILNSAQLLGLFRTSGLDLVTFDGDVTLYDDGACLTDDNPVIPRLIRLLQQGRKIGIVTAAGYTEAPKYYERLKGLLDAVHSSDVLTPANRNGLVVMGGESNFLFRYDHTSPDKLTYVPREQWLLEEMHSWQESDITQLLDIAESSLRACAKNLNLPVAVLRKDRAVGVYPLDRTKVTREQWEETVLVVQNTVERSVVGTRLPFCAFNGGNDVFVDIGDKSWGVRACQQYFGGIDRSRTLHIGDQFLSAGANDFKARLASTTAWIANPAETVQLLDELAIIEK, from the exons ATGACGACCCGTTATCGCGTTGAAT GTATGACGCAAACTGGCCCCGCG TCGCATCGTCGCGACCAGCTGATAGAATGGATCAAAGGCCTTCTGGCTGTTCCATTTGTCCTGCATTCACAACCTACGGCGGTCTACCAAGAGCACGGCGAGAATCTGGTCGCCATTGCGGCGGATACCCACCAACGTTATGCGGAGATCTTCCGGGATGTTGAGAATCTCATGCGCGATCATA CCAAATTCGCTTCACTAACTCAGAACAATCCAGTCCACCACATAAAAACAGGCGCCCCCGGTAAATCGAAGCTCAATCACCTCGTGCCAACCGTAGGCTCCTTCTTCACGCCCCTCCCGCTCGAAGACGCTTTCAAATACCAGGACAGCCAACGCTTCATCAGCCGGCGTCGCTTTGTTGCCCCGTCCTTCAATGACATCCGCCTCATCCTGAACTCGGCTCAGCTTTTGGGCCTCTTTCGCACCTCCGGTCTCGACCTCGTAACCTTCGACGGAGATGTCACCCTATACGATGACGGCGCTTGCCTCACCGACGACAACCCCGTCATACCCCGCCTCATCCGTCTCCTCCAACAAGGCCGCAAAATCGGCATCGTCACCGCCGCCGGCTACACCGAGGCACCCAAGTATTACGAACGTCTAAAGGGTCTCCTCGACGCTGTGCACAGCTCCGACGTCCTCACCCCGGCCAATCGCAACGGTCTCGTCGTCATGGGCGGTGAAagcaacttcctcttccgctACGACCACACCTCCCCGGATAAGCTTACCTACGTCCCCCGTGAACAATGGTTGCTCGAAGAGATGCACTCCTGGCAAGAATCGGACATCACACAGCTTCTGGACATCGCTGAATCCTCCCTCCGCGCTTGTGCCAAGAATTTGAATCTCCCCGTCGCAGTACTGAGAAAGGATCGTGCTGTTGGCGTTTACCCCCTCGATCGGACAAAGGTTACTCGAgaacaatgggaagaaacgGTCCTAGTGGTTCAAAACACTGTCGAGCGATCGGTCGTCGGCACTAGATTGCCCTTCTGTGCGTTCAATG GTGGAAATGACGTCTTCGTCGACATCGGCGATAAATCCTGGGGTGTGCGCGCCTGTCAGCAGTATTTCGGCGGCATCGACCGTTCCCGTACTCTCCACATTGGCGACCAGTTCTTGTCCGCTGGCGCCAATGATTTTAAG GCACGCCTGGCTTCGACCACAGCCTGGATCGCTAACCCGGCTGAAACGGTGCAGCTTTTGGATGAGTTGGCGATTATCGAGAAATAA
- a CDS encoding uncharacterized protein (permease of the major facilitator superfamily), with the protein MDGTKDSGTDHVEQYVENPKDQDLRSVPTALLDWSPEERRQREKALVRKIDTRLLIIMLVMYILNYLDRNNIAAAKSAGLQDDLNLKGEEYQVCVSILFVGYLLMQVPSNMILNRSGKPSIYLPGCMVVWGIISCLTAVTKDFGGLLAVRFSLGFVEAAYFPGCLYFLSAWYTRKELVERTALLYVGSLISGAFSGLISAGITSGLNGARGIAAWRWLFIIEGSLTTFVALLACFIVPDLPRTTSWLSNDEKVLAAWRLEEDIGEDDWVDSEHQSMFHGAKLAIFLATAWRYLRLYIIRCRNHFFSKVRDPLLKNFIALCMDIEISSSVMAGLGKDNIDTLLLTTPPCLIGTIIVLIHAWDADGTGERYLHLCLPPTFAIASFILYMAGNNFAARYVAMSIMPGSIYASYVVALGYISNSNVLPRPAAKRAAALAFINAVSNVAQIYTPYHYPGRVPS; encoded by the exons ATGGACGGTACCAAGGACTCCGGAACTGATCACGTCGAGCAATATGTCGAAAATCCCAAGGACCAAGACCTGAGGTCGGTACCAACAGCCTTGCTCGATTGGTCCCCCGAAGAGAGAAGGCAACGCGAAAAAGCGCTGGTCAGGAAAATTGACACCCGATTACTAATAATCATGTTGGTTATGTACATCCTCAACTACCTGGATCGCAACAACATTGCAGCGGCAAAGTCGGCCGGACTGCAAGATGACCTAAATCTCAAGGGGGAAGAATACCAG GTCTGTGTTAGTATCTTGTTTGTCGGATACCTCCTGATGCAAG TGCCGTCGAACATGATTCTCAACAGGTCCGGTAAACCTTCGATTTACTTGCCAGGCTGTATGGTAGTATGGGGTATCATCTCGTGTTTGACTGCTGTCACAAAGGACTTCGGGGGCTTGCTAGCCGTCCGATTCTCCCTTGGATTTGTTGAGGCGGCGTATTTT CCCGGCTGCCTCTATTTCCTGTCAGCATGGTatacaagaaaagaattaGTTGAACGGACCGCACTTCTATACGTGGGATCATTAATTTCAGGTGCATTCTCAGGCTTAATCTCAGCTGGTATTACAAGCGGCTTGAACGGCGCCCGAGGTATCGCAGCATGGAGATGGCTCTTCATTATAGAGGGCTCACTGACG ACTTTTGTGGCTTTACTCGCTTGCTTTATTGTCCCTGATCTTCCCCGAACTACAAGCTGGTTAAGTAATGATGAGAAAGTGCTTGCGGCCTGGAGACTAGAAGAAGATATCGGCGAAGATGACTGGGTGGATAGTGAGCATCAAAGCATGTTCCATGGTGCAAAGCTTGCTATCTT CCTGGCTACTGCTTGGCGTTATCTACGGCTGTACATCATCCGGTGCCGTAACCACTTTTTTTCCAAGGTAAGAGATCCTCTCCTGAAAAACTTCATAGCCCTTTGTATGGACATTGAAATTTCTTCAAGTGTGATGGCTGGACTTGGCAAGGATAACATTGACACTTTACTCCTGACGACCCCACCGTGTCTTATAGGTACGATTATTGTGTTGATCCATGCCTGGGATGCAGACGGTACAGGAGAACGATACCTTCATCTTTGCCTTCCACCTACTTTTGCTATTGCATCTTTCATTCTATATATGGCAGGAAACAATTTTGCCGCGCGTTATGT CGCAATGAGCATCATGCCAGGTAGCATTTATGCCAGCTATGTTGTCGCCCTCGGATACATTTCGAACAGTAatg TCCTGCCGCGCCCCGCCGCAAAACGTGCAGCTGCTTTGGCCTTTATAAATGCTGTCAGTAACGTGGCCCAAATCTACACGCCGTACCATTACCCGGGTAGGGTCCCCAGTTAA
- a CDS encoding NAD(P)/FAD-dependent oxidoreductase (predicted protein), which produces MQTPALRTLITQDPGLPKPNPTSSYWQTPPHPLSDTQSPSLPPQTDVVIIGSGITGLSVLLTLLDDHPDLNITVLEARSLCSGATGRNGGQLAANAGEEYLHLVEEFGREGAGEVVRFTFENLRRMRELVRRFAVEESEVEEVVKVRVFLEDDGFERFKGSVEALERDLPGFKGIYTTLNREVLKREYHLDGAGGALLPAGTVWPYRLVTKIFASLLERYGHRLNIETQTPVTSIAFDATSPSWPYILHTPRGGLRATQIAHCTNGHAGHLLPGLRGPIYPFKGTMTVQDAGNIMPNRGGDLSWGFHYPVMYDKQSGRYAAGLYYLMQNTKTGYFFFGGEDTRIDNCLSADDSLVEEGSIKHLQEKLPHFLGHNGAEQWRLASGWSGIMGFSADGLPVVGRAQASMTGRQGEGEYVAAAFNGYGMANCLLSGEALAKMMMGTDVSAWLPKAYGIHERRLKEPLTVDHAIKSFDLDA; this is translated from the exons ATGCAAACTCCTGCTCTCAGAACACTCATAACCCAAGACCCAGGTCTCCCGAAGCCCAATCCAACGTCTTCATACTGGCAAACCCCACCACACCCCCTCAGTGAtactcaatctccttctctacCCCCTCAAACCGATGTCGTGATCATTGGTTCTGGGATAACCGGTCTCTCGGTCCTGCTTACTCTCCTAGATGATCATCCTGATCTTAATATCACGGTTTTAGAGGCTAGGTCGCTATGTTCGGGTGCGACGGGCCGGAATGGGGGTCAATTGGCTGCGAATGCTGGGGAGGAGTATCTGCATTTGGTGGAAGAGTTTGGGAGGGAGGGTGCAGGGGAGGTTGTCAGGTTTACGTTTGAGAATTTACGCAGGATGAGGGAGTTAGTGCGGAGGTttgcggtggaggagagtgagGTGGAAGAGGTGGTTAAAGTGAGGGTTTTTCTGGAGGACGATGGGTTCGAGAGGTTTAAGGGAAGCGTGGAGGCTTTGGAGAGGGATCTGCCAGGTTTTAAGGGGATTTATACAACTCTTAATAGGGAGGTGTTGAAG AGGGAGTATCACCTGGACGGCGCTGGGGGTGCTCTGCTTCCCGCTGGGACTGTCTGGCCTTACCGGCTCGTGACCAAGATTTTTGCCTCTCTCCTGGAGAGATACGGGCATAGGTTGAATATCGAAACGCAGACCCCCGTTACTTCTATCGCTTTCGATGCGACGAGCCCTTCCTGGCCGTATATCCTGCATACACCACGAGGAGGTCTGCGCGCAACTCAGATAGCGCACTGTACCAATGGCCATGCAGGACATTTGCTCCCTGGACTCCGCGGCCCAATCTATCCCTTCAAGGGAACGATGACGGTGCAAGACGCAGGCAATATCATGCCCAATCGCGGTGGTGATCTTTCATGGGGTTTCCATTATCCGGTTATGTATGATAAGCAGTCCGGTCGATATGCTGCTGGCCTGTACTATCTCATGCAGAATACGAAAACAGgttatttctttttcggcgGGGAGGACACGCGAATCGATAATTGTTTATCAGCGGACGACAGTCTGGTCGAGGAAGGCTCCATAAAGCATCTACAAGAGAAGCTGCCACATTTCCTTGGTCACAACGGAGCGGAACAATGGAGGTTAGCCAGCGGGTGGAGTGGAATTATGGGCTTCTCCGCAGACGGGCTTCCCGTTGTCGGACGTGCGCAAGCCTCAATGACAGGGCGACAGGGCGAGGGGGAATACGTTGCGGCTGCATTTAACGGATATGGCATGGCCAACTGCTTGCTGTCCGGAGAAGCTTTGgcaaagatgatgatgggaaCAGACGTGAGCGCGTGGTTGCCAAAGGCATACGGTATTCATGAAAGACGGCTGAAAGAGCCACTGACAGTGGACCATGCCATCAAATCCTTCGATTTAGATGCCTGA
- a CDS encoding uncharacterized protein (uncharacterized protein conserved in bacteria) yields MLPRRTSFRPLTQTLLPNRANLSTRTKPQKSLPAAYYRGGTSRAVIFKKEDLPTDRSAWDEIFRRVIGSPDPNGRQLDGLGGGISSLSKICVVSKSTTPDVDIDYTFVSLGVKNTHVDYSSNCGNMISAIGPFAVDSRLFPVNSDGYEDVELRILNTNTGKVIRSRFPVVEGEAAASGDFAIDGVAGTAAKIQLDFLDPAGSKTGKLFPTGKVVDEFDGVRTTCIDVSNPCCFVLASELGVEGNITPEEIEAHPTLLDRLDSIRRQAGVAMGLAETAESVPGSVPKIGLVASPASNARALEQGQTEADVDLLVRALSVGQPHKAVPITVALALAAAARVPGSVVAGVTSGELVDPAGITLGHASGKLVVGAEFGVDGSLSHATVFRTARRLMEGKVFWKS; encoded by the coding sequence ATGCTCCCCCGACGCACTTCATTCAGACCACTCACGCAAACTCTTCTACCAAATAGAGCCAACCTCTCCACCCGCACCAAACCCCAAAAAAGTCTCCCAGCGGCCTACTACCGCGGCGGAACCTCCCGAgccgtcatcttcaaaaaagaagacctcCCAACGGACCGCTCAGCATGGGATGAGATCTTCCGCCGCGTAATCGGCAGTCCGGACCCGAATGGCCGACAACTTGATGGGCTTGGCGGCGGCATATCAAGCTTATCCAAGATATGCGTGGTGAGCAAATCAACGACCCCTGACGTCGACATCGACTATACATTCGTTTCTCTAGGTGTCAAGAACACGCACGTCGATTACTCCAGTAACTGTGGAAATATGATTAGTGCAATTGGACCCTTTGCGGTCGATTCGAGACTCTTCCCTGTCAACTCTGACGGATATGAGGATGTCGAACTACGCATATTAAACACCAACACGGGAAAGGTCATCCGATCCCGATTCCCCGTGGTAGAGGGCGAAGCTGCAGCCTCAGGCGATTTTGCCATCGACGGGGTTGCTGGGACGGCAGCGAAGATTCAGTTAGATTTTCTGGATCCCGCCGGGTCGAAGACAGGAAAGTTATTCCCTACGGGAAAGGTAGTTGATGAGTTTGACGGTGTACGCACGACATGTATTGACGTGAGTAACCCGTGCTGCTTTGTTCTTGCGTCCGAGCTAGGCGTGGAGGGGAATATCACGCCCGAGGAAATCGAGGCACATCCCACGCTATTGGATCGATTGGATTCTATCCGGCGACAGGCTGGTGTTGCCATGGGTCTTGCTGAAACGGCTGAGTCTGTGCCCGGGAGTGTACCTAAGATCGGGCTTGTTGCTTCTCCGGCATCTAATGCGAGAGCGTTGGAGCAGGGACAGACTGAGGCGGACGTGGATTTGCTTGTTAGGGCGCTGTCGGTGGGTCAGCCGCATAAGGCGGTGCCTATTACTGTTGCTTTGGcgttggctgctgctgctagAGTGCCGGGGAGTGTTGTGGCTGGGGTGACGAGTGGGGAGTTGGTTGATCCGGCTGGGATTACGCTGGGTCATGCTAGTGGGAAGTTGGTTGTTGGGGCTGAGTTTGGGGTGGATGGGAGCTTGAGCCATGCCACTGTTTTTAGGACggcgaggaggttgatggaggggaaggtgTTTTGGAAGAGTTAG
- a CDS encoding mediator of RNA polymerase II transcription subunit 17 (predicted protein), with the protein MSDSFNLPLRPLTEKRERPDPLPVEIAQINAQYGSFRDVTEDSLRAKIEADKNKDPWFDKEENDNASADEDTTERLDQLYKRRAAITQFALQAHMEAMFALDFVSLLLSKHTPRQAEMSMSAYLKQVAPLGSLNSEIVNPPPKPESAARDTKNVSRGWRLQNFNSAASKLLDSATRLEAEVASETRYWDEVLAVKEKGWKVSRLPRERQALGVQYGFLEATPIFRDRGLAALRRTNDGSLILDKGLIPLKARTVRVRVRSRGQITGCSKNQPASDNTESIESRILQARDTVYEEELFHELVREARILGSQGVTTRQNLVQFPVSEEQEVLLDLIDSDQISPENDVVSSNEHAVVADALAHAIRILLAYAHRQNLRRRTQLPTPLTPKRRQTPEYQLLRPVMAYLQHSSHVRWLESLLNDINQILKSAGITCDFTATPFSSLSLRRTISGLPKVEALVQEFLLPYESTFSAQLVTPQSSFRVKVRTNVTTPPLGTHYEISVNMPQYPDVRPPNRIGLQDEAASILTHFVLLDILTAITHAKGSSVKGIKQETGHLLTWQAAYPHNGELLALSSTGQHKKMKVSLSRHELTVRVYSIRGIDGFGKPAVDKTPAMRSQTWKCDGTPDQPNLMDFIAEVSKE; encoded by the exons ATGTCCGactccttcaacctccctctTCGTCCCTTAACAGAGAAGCGCGAACGTCCAGATCCGCTTCCCGTGGAGATCGCTCAGATTAATGCTCAGTATGGTTCCTTTCGCGATGTCACCGAGGACAGCCTCCGGGCCAAGATCGAAGCcgacaaaaacaaagatCCATGGTTCGACAAAGAGGAAAACGACAACGCATCTGCCGATGAGGATACGACGGAGCGTCTAGATCAGCTGTATAAGCGTCGGGCAGCCATTACCCAATTCGCCCT CCAGGCCCATATGGAAGCCATGTTCGCCCTCGACTTTGTCTCCCTTCTGCTCTCGAAGCATACGCCTCGTCAAGCCGAAATGTCCATGTCTGCATACCTGAAACAAGTTGCGCCCCTCGGATCACTAAATTCGGAAATTgtcaatccaccaccaaagcccGAGTCCGCGGCTAGAGACACCAAGAACGTTTCGCGTGGGTGGAGGCTGCAAAATTTTAACTCCGCGGCGAGCAAACTACTCGACTCCGCTACTAGACTCGAAGCTGAAGTTGCATCGGAGACCAGGTATTGGGATGAGGTGCTGGCGGTGAAGGAAAAAGGTTGGAAGGTGTCCAGGTTGCCCAGGGAAAGACAGGCCCTTGGGGTACAGTATGGCTTTTTAGAAG CTACTCCAATCTTCCGCGACCGGGGCTTAGCGGCTCTGCGACGAACCAACGACGGAAGCTTGATACTCGACAAAGGTTTAATTCCACTCAAGGCGCGAACAGTGCGTGTGCGTGTGAGGAGTCGTGGTCAAATCACAGGGTGCTCGAAGAACCAACCGGCGTCGGATAACACTGAGTCAATCGAGAGTCGTATCCTGCAGGCGCGTGATACGGTATACGAAGAGGAACTGTTTCACGAGCTGGTACGTGAGGCAAGAATACTCGGTAGCCAGGGAGTCACGACACGCCAGAATCTAGTTCAATTCCCAGTGTCGGAGGAGCAAGAGGTCTTGTTGGATCTCATCGACAGCGATCAGATATCGCCTGAAAATGATGTAGTGTCCTCCAACGAGCACGCCGTGGTGGCAGACGCTCTTGCCCATGCAATTCGTATCCTGCTCGCCTACGCCCATCGCCAAAACCTACGCAGAAGGACCCAGCTCCCAACACCACTAACCCCAAAGCGCCGCCAAACCCCAGAATACCAGCTCCTCCGACCGGTAATGGCCTACCTGCAGCATAGCTCCCATGTGCGATGGCTGGAGTCGTTGTTGAATGATATAAACCAGATTTTGAAATCTGCTGGAATCACGTGTGATTTTACAGCGACTCCCTTCTCGTCTCTGAGTCTCAGGCGCACCATCAGTGGGCTCCCAAAGGTAGAGGCTTTGGTTCAAGAGTTTTTGTTGCCCTACGAGTCGACCTTTTCTGCGCAATTGGTCACCCCTCAAAGCTCGTTCCGGGTCAAGGTTCGCACTAACGTCACAACACCGCCGCTCGGCACTCACTACGAAATCTCAGTCAACATGCCTCAGTATCCCGATGTTCGCCCGCCGAACCGCATCGGCTTGCAGGATGAGGCAGCCTCTATACTCACGCATTTTGTGCTACTAGACATCCTTACGGCCATCACCCACGCCAAGGGCTCATCCGTGAAAGGTATCAAGCAAGAGACAGGGCACCTGTTGACATGGCAAGCAGCGTATCCGCACAATGGCGAGCTACTCGCCCTCTCCAGCACCGGCCAGCacaagaaaatgaaagtGAGCTTATCAAGACATGAGCTAACCGTGCGAGTATACTCGATAAGGGGGATTGACGGGTTTGGCAAGCCGGCTGTGGACAAAACGCCGGCCATGCGCTCGCAAACATGGAAGTGCGATGGCACTCCCGACCAGCCTAACCTGATGGACTTTATAGCTGAAGTATCCAAGGAGTAA
- a CDS encoding ATP-dependent 6-phosphofructokinase (pyrophosphate-dependent phosphofructo-1-kinase), protein MATTHAPAEPPKRRRIGVLTSGGDAPGMNGAVRAVVRMAIYSGCEAYAVYEGYEGLVHGGDMIRQVHWEDVRGWLSRGGTLIGSARSMAFRERAGRLKAAKNMIVRGIDALVVCGGDGSLTGADLFRSEWPGLLEELVKTGELTEEQIVPYKVLNIVGLVGSIDNDMSGTDATIGCYSSLTRICDAVDDVFDTAYSHQRGFVIEVMGRHCGWLALMSAISTGADWLFIPEMPPREGWEDDMCDIITKNRQERGKRRTIVIVAEGAHDRQLNKITSSKIKDILTNRLDLDTRVTVLGHTQRGGAACAYDRTLSTLQGVEAVRAVLDMTPESPSPVITVRENKLLRTPLMDAVKATKEVADLIHERKFDEAMHLRDSEFKEYHFAYKNTATPDHPKLILPENKRMRIAIIHVGAPAGGMNQATRAAVAYCQTRGHTALAVHNGFPGLCRHHADTPVSSVREVSWEEQDTWVNEGGSDIGTNRSLPSEDFETTAKCFEKFKFDGLFVVGGFEAFTAVSQLRQAREKYPAFKIPMVVLPATISNNVPGTEYSLGSDTCLNTLIDFCDAIRQSASSSRRRVFVVETQGGKSGYVATTAGLAVGASAVYIPEEGIDIKMLARDIDFLRNNFAHDKGANRAGKIILRNETASSTYTTQVIADMIKEEAKGRFESRAAVPGHFQQGGKPSPMDRIRALRMAIRCMQHIETFSGKSADEIAADELSATVIGVKGSQVLFSQMGGPNGLEATETDWARRRPKDEFWLDLQSTVNILSGRASFGEGKTGWSCYENC, encoded by the exons ATGGCTACGACGCACGCCCCCGCGGAGCCTCCCAAGCGCCGCCGTATCGGTGTCTTGACCTCTGGTGGTGATGCTCCCGGTATGAACGGCGCCGTCCGGGCTGTCGTTCGGATGGCTATTTACTCCGGATGTGAAGCCTATGCCGTATACGAAGGCTACGAGGGTCTGGTCCATGGCGGAGATATGATCCGTCAGGTACACTGGGAAGATGTCCGTGGCTGGCTCTCCAGGGGTGGTACCTTAATCGGTTCAGCTCGTAGCATGGCTTTCCGGGAACGTGCCGGTCGTCTGAAGGCCGCTAAGAACATGATTGTCCGGGGTATTGATGCCCTGGTGGTTTGCGGTGGTGATGGAAGTTTGACTGGTGCCGACCTCTTCCGTTCTGAATGGCCTGgcttgctggaagagctggtcAAGACGGGCGAATTGACTGAGGAACAGATTGTCCCTTACAAGGTGTTGAACATTGTTGGTCTGGTGGGCTCGATTGATAACGACATGTCCGGCACAGACGCTACCATCGGCTGTTATTCCTCCCTTACCCGCATCTGTGATGCGGTCGACGACGTTTTCGATACCGCTTATTCGCACCAGAGAGGCTTCGTTATTGAAGTCATGGGACGCCattgtggctggctggccTTGATGTCGGCTATCAGCACTGGCGCCGACTGGCTTTTCATCCCCGAGATGCCACCCCGCGAGGGCTGGGAAGATGACATGTGCGATATCATCACCAAG AACCGTCAGGAACGAGGCAAGCGGAGAACGATTGTCATTGTGGCCGAGGGCGCTCATGACCGCCAACTCAACAAGATCACGAGCAGCAAGATTAAGGATATTTTGACCAACCGACTTGATCTGGACACTAGGGTGACCGTCCTAGGCCACACTCAacgaggaggagcagcaTGTGCCTATGACCGTACCCTCTCGACCCTACAGGGCGTGGAAGCCGTCCGTGCCGTTTTGGATATGACACCCGAATCTCCGTCCCCTGTCATCACCGTCCGCGAGAACAAGTTGCTGCGCACGCCGTTGATGGATGCAGTGAAGGCCACCAAGGAAGTCGCCGACCTCATTCATGAGCGCAAGTTCGATGAGGCTATGCATCTGCGCGACTCTGAATTCAAGGAGTACCATTTCGCCTACAAGAACACTGCTACCCCCGACCACCCCAAGTTGATCCTCCCAGAAAACAAG CGGATGCGCATTGCCATTATACACGTCGGTGCACCTGCCGGAGGTATGAACCAAGCCACCCGTGCTGCCGTCGCCTACTGCCAGACTCGTGGACACACGGCCCTTGCCGTTCACAACGGTTTCCCCGGCCTCTGCCGGCATCATGCAGACACCCCCGTTAGCTCTGTGCGCGAGGTCAGTTGGGAGGAGCAGGACACCTGGGTCAACGAAGGTGGTTCAGACATCGGAACCAACCGAAGCCTGCCGTCCGAGGACTTCGAGACCACTGCCAAGTGTTTTGAGAAGTTTAAGTTCGATGGTTTGTTCGTGGTTGGTGGTTTCGAGGCTTTCACTGCTGTTAGCCAATTGCGCCAGGCCCGCGAGAAATATCCAGCCTTCAAGATCCCCATGGTGGTCTTGCCGGCCACCATTTCAAACAACGTCCCGGGTACCGAATACTCCCTCGGCAGCGACACCTGCTTGAACACTTTGATCGACTTCTGTGACGCTATCCGTCAATCCGCGTCGTCCTCCCGCCGCCGtgtcttcgtcgtcgaaaCCCAGGGTGGTAAGTCCGGTTACGTCGCTACGACCGCTGGTCTCGCGGTAGGTGCCTCGGCCGTCTACATCCCGGAGGAAggcatcgatatcaagatGCTGGCACGCGATATCGATTTCCTGCGCAACAACTTCGCTCACGACAAGGGTGCCAACCGTGCCGGAAAGATCATCCTGCGCAACGAGACCGCTTCCAGCACCTACACCACACAAGTCATTGCCGACatgatcaaggaagaagccaaggGCCGCTTTGAGTCGCGTGCGGCGGTCCCTGGTCACTTCCAACAGGGTGGCAAGCCCTCTCCGATGGACCGAATCCGTGCCCTGCGCATGGCCATCCGATGCATGCAGCACATCGAAACCTTCTCCGGCAAGTCCGCCGACGAGATTGCCGCCGACGAGCTTTCTGCGACCGTCATCGGTGTCAAGGGATCCCAGGTACTCTTCTCCCAGATGGGCGGTCCCAACGGCCTGGAAGCGACCGAGACCGACTGGGCCCGTCGTCGCCCGAAGGACGAATTCTGGCTCGACTTGCAGAGCACCGTCAACATTTTGTCCGGTCGCGCCAGCTTCGGCGAGGGCAAGACGGGCTGGTCTTGCTACGAAAACTGTTAA
- a CDS encoding uncharacterized protein (predicted protein), which translates to MLRTAKTLGALPALDETPAWLLVDVVARSILELSGIVSNEKAKALAHDPSVVYHAQNSKTFRWTEDLLPALRQAGLKFDILPKREWVQRLRESEQVPQKNPTIKLLGFFAEKYDNDAPGRSGLTFAMEKTESASPWLKGD; encoded by the exons ATGCTCCGGACTGCCAAGACATTGGGAGCATTGCCGGCGTTAGATGAGACTCCGGCAtggcttcttgttgatgtagtTGCGAGATCCATTTTAGAACTAAGTGGCATCGTCTCCAacgaaaaggccaaggctctTGCTCATGACCCCAGCGTAGTCTATCATGCTCAGAATTCCAAAACTTTCCGCTGGACAGAGGATCTCTTGCCCGCCCTACGGCAGGCGGGCTTGAAGTTTGATATCCTTCCCAAGAGAGAGTGGGTGCAACGTCTGCGTGAATCCGAGCAGGTTCCACAGAAAAACCCAACGATTAAATTGCTGGGCTTCTTCGCTGAAAAATATGATAACGACGCCCCTGGTCGTTCAGGACTAACATTTGccatggagaagacggaAAGCGCGAGCCCTTGGTTGAAAGGTG ATTGA
- a CDS encoding uncharacterized protein (predicted protein) encodes MPTVLTDLDTEIPNNPNSGDSNYVLVTDERLPNCSSDGSSGNHQGTLCVNRKRTARILTLARHTESLILRLCLNLNRNNAPAFFTAIEQIVAYYGENAQYTGIWEQLLCDLDNKNDSYGKYLKKQKDDWKHEDLDPESWQDCAIRNCKRSTERMKHTQHLRDELVNDGKLPSDRKIDSFDEVTPNTGHQ; translated from the coding sequence ATGCCAACCGTTCTTACAGACTTGGATACCGAAATACCAAATAACCCAAATTCTGGTGACTCTAACTATGTACTTGTGACTGATGAGCGTCTGCCAAACTGTTCCAGTGATGGCTCATCTGGTAATCACCAAGGAACCCTCTGCGTGAACAGAAAAAGGACGGCGAGAATACTCACATTAGCACGGCATACTGAGTCTTTGATTCTCCGATTGTGTCTCAATCTCAACCGCAATAATGCCCCGGCTTTCTTTACGGCCATTGAACAAATCGTTGCTTACTATGGAGAGAATGCCCAGTATACAGGTATCTGGGAACAGTTACTGTGTGATCTAGATAATAAGAACGATAGCTATGGAAAGTATTtgaaaaagcagaaggatGACTGGAAGCACGAGGATCTAGATCCGGAGTCATGGCAAGATTGCGCAATCCGAAATTGCAAGAGATCGACGGAGCGCATGAAGCATACGCAGCATCTTCGCGATGAACTGGTGAATGATGGCAAGCTTCCCTCTGACAGGAAGATAGATAGTTTTGACGAGGTCACTCCTAATACAGGACATCAATGA